In a single window of the Flavivirga spongiicola genome:
- a CDS encoding FAD:protein FMN transferase, translated as MKQITITLLVVLLLISCKTDQKNTKLSGAVFGTFYEVTYSSDINYEKQFDSLFYVINKSMSTYQTNSDISKLNRNEAIRVDEHFTNVYEASKIIYKETEGAFDPTIGAVVNAWDFGPKGKIVNLDSLKIDSLMLTVGFNKVLKSHNNIIKPKETFLDFNAIAKGYAVDVIAKFLETKNVKNYIVNIGGELNAKGINVEKNSSWTVGVENPNFDGTQSLSRTLVLTNEAMATSGTYRKFKIDENGNRYAHIIDTKTGYPSKTSLLSISVITSDCMIADAYSTAFKTMGIEKVKQFLKSHPELKVFLIFENDKKELETLALNGFPE; from the coding sequence ATGAAGCAGATTACAATAACCCTATTAGTTGTTTTATTATTAATATCTTGTAAAACAGACCAAAAGAACACAAAACTTTCTGGAGCTGTTTTTGGAACATTTTATGAGGTAACTTATAGCTCTGATATAAATTATGAAAAACAATTTGATAGCTTATTTTATGTGATTAATAAATCAATGTCTACGTATCAAACAAATTCGGATATTTCTAAATTGAACAGAAACGAAGCTATTAGAGTTGATGAACATTTTACAAATGTATATGAAGCCTCAAAAATAATTTATAAAGAAACAGAAGGTGCTTTCGACCCTACCATTGGGGCTGTTGTAAATGCCTGGGATTTTGGGCCAAAAGGTAAAATCGTAAACTTAGATAGTTTAAAAATTGATAGCTTGATGCTTACTGTTGGTTTTAATAAAGTCCTTAAGTCTCATAATAATATAATTAAACCAAAAGAGACCTTTTTAGATTTTAATGCTATAGCAAAAGGTTATGCGGTAGATGTTATTGCAAAATTCTTAGAGACTAAAAATGTTAAGAATTATATAGTCAATATAGGAGGCGAACTTAATGCCAAAGGAATTAATGTTGAGAAAAACAGTAGTTGGACGGTTGGTGTTGAAAACCCTAATTTTGATGGCACCCAATCTCTTTCTAGAACGCTTGTTTTAACTAATGAAGCGATGGCAACTTCAGGGACATACAGAAAGTTTAAAATAGATGAAAATGGAAACCGATATGCTCATATTATTGATACTAAAACAGGTTATCCAAGTAAAACCAGTTTACTAAGTATTTCTGTAATAACAAGTGATTGTATGATAGCTGACGCCTATTCTACAGCGTTTAAAACCATGGGGATTGAAAAAGTGAAACAGTTTCTAAAATCGCATCCAGAACTTAAGGTGTTTTTGATTTTTGAGAATGATAAAAAAGAATTAGAGACTTTAGCTTTAAATGGATTTCCGGAGTAG
- a CDS encoding response regulator, with amino-acid sequence MNEKYNLVLTKISKLPVLRIGIKKETHLTKEKKIILVNIICVLLLISFIQVIIIGSLFDKRLVSSKSLIGYCIPTVAIFIIFYLHHLGKYNSAKTILILSSFFTCFIFDVYILPEIQIIFFYITPPLISLSIFNSKKPPFLFLILAICLFLDVFYLKNGIDYSQIHYTSLFLVTFFIPFFLIQTNKNAEKKLQKQQKELEKLNDFKSHFFVNLSHEIRTPLTLIKGYTSRIDLKDSEAETEKKIETINKQVKQIQDIIDNILDLSKLDVDKLELNIVPTPIIPFLNKHYADFKELFNKKEIDFNLKLDIPNIIVNMDLSLISKSLNNLLNNALKFTPKNGEVIVNATYNNSLNITITDNGIGIPKQDIDKVFNRFYQSKNHITKSQGSGIGLSFSKSIIDAHGFNLTLKSIPNTSSVFSIIIPKIATHISQNAPFDISMSHQENNIGKQLSKVTKANLKRRILIVEDHDEMRSYLKTVLNRYNITVANNGDEAIKLLKNQAFDVIVTDYMMPVMDGITFIAEIKKKNIKIPVIVITARKDNKGKLDMLRLGIDAYLTKPFIEEELLINVDRAITFYDSIKEIKSNLNDDEKIYLNNNSDKIFNTKLKNFIEENIKNKNFGVADLANFTNLSRSSLHRKVKLVFGQTPNEIITEVRLQKAKLILEENPIIKKKDLADKVGVYNASYFYKKLEDRFCIVKQMN; translated from the coding sequence ATGAACGAGAAATACAATCTGGTACTAACAAAAATCTCAAAACTTCCTGTATTAAGAATTGGTATAAAAAAGGAGACACATTTAACAAAAGAGAAAAAAATTATTTTAGTTAATATTATTTGTGTCCTCCTTCTTATTTCTTTCATTCAAGTTATTATAATAGGCTCATTATTTGACAAAAGATTGGTTTCCTCAAAATCCTTAATAGGGTATTGTATACCAACAGTAGCTATATTTATTATTTTTTATCTTCATCACTTAGGAAAATACAACTCGGCTAAAACAATTCTTATTTTAAGTTCTTTCTTTACTTGTTTTATTTTTGATGTATATATTTTACCAGAAATTCAGATTATTTTTTTCTATATAACACCTCCTTTAATTTCACTAAGTATTTTCAATTCTAAAAAGCCTCCTTTTCTATTCTTAATTTTAGCCATTTGCTTATTTCTTGATGTTTTTTACCTAAAAAACGGAATTGATTATAGTCAAATTCATTATACAAGTCTATTTCTAGTAACCTTCTTTATTCCCTTTTTTCTTATTCAAACAAATAAGAATGCTGAAAAAAAACTCCAAAAGCAGCAAAAGGAACTAGAAAAATTAAACGACTTTAAATCTCACTTTTTTGTTAACCTCTCTCATGAAATAAGAACACCATTAACACTTATTAAAGGTTACACTTCAAGAATAGATTTAAAAGATTCTGAAGCTGAAACTGAAAAAAAAATAGAAACAATTAATAAGCAAGTAAAACAAATACAAGATATTATAGATAACATTTTAGATCTAAGTAAACTAGATGTTGATAAACTAGAATTAAACATAGTTCCTACTCCTATCATTCCTTTTTTAAATAAACATTATGCAGATTTTAAAGAACTATTCAACAAAAAAGAAATTGATTTTAATTTAAAATTAGACATTCCTAACATTATAGTGAATATGGATTTAAGCCTAATTTCTAAATCATTAAATAACTTATTAAACAATGCTTTAAAATTCACTCCCAAAAATGGAGAGGTAATCGTGAATGCCACTTATAATAATAGCTTAAACATTACTATTACAGACAATGGTATTGGTATACCAAAACAAGATATAGATAAGGTATTTAATCGTTTTTATCAATCTAAAAATCACATCACCAAAAGTCAAGGAAGTGGTATTGGTTTATCCTTTAGTAAAAGTATAATTGATGCTCATGGTTTTAATTTAACTCTTAAAAGCATACCCAATACAAGTAGCGTATTTAGCATAATTATTCCAAAAATTGCAACTCATATATCCCAAAATGCACCATTTGATATATCAATGTCTCATCAAGAAAACAATATTGGGAAACAATTGTCAAAAGTTACTAAAGCTAATCTTAAAAGACGTATTTTAATAGTTGAAGACCATGACGAAATGCGTAGTTATTTAAAAACAGTTTTGAACAGGTATAATATAACTGTAGCAAATAATGGAGATGAAGCTATAAAATTACTTAAGAATCAAGCGTTTGATGTTATTGTAACGGACTATATGATGCCTGTTATGGATGGCATCACATTTATTGCAGAAATTAAAAAGAAAAATATAAAAATTCCTGTAATAGTTATTACTGCCAGAAAAGATAATAAAGGCAAGCTAGATATGTTACGCCTTGGCATTGATGCGTATTTAACAAAACCTTTTATTGAAGAAGAATTACTTATTAATGTAGATAGAGCTATTACCTTTTACGATAGTATAAAAGAAATTAAATCTAACTTAAATGATGATGAGAAAATATATTTAAATAACAATTCTGATAAAATTTTCAATACCAAACTAAAGAACTTTATAGAAGAAAATATAAAAAATAAAAACTTTGGTGTAGCGGATTTAGCAAACTTTACAAACCTTTCAAGAAGCTCTTTACATAGAAAAGTAAAACTAGTATTTGGTCAAACACCAAATGAAATAATAACAGAGGTTCGTTTACAAAAGGCAAAACTAATTTTAGAAGAAAACCCTATAATAAAGAAAAAAGATTTGGCTGATAAAGTAGGCGTTTATAATGCTAGCTATTTTTATAAAAAACTGGAAGATCGATTTTGTATCGTTAAACAAATGAACTAA
- a CDS encoding cadherin domain-containing protein, whose amino-acid sequence MKTIKRSLIVLMAILSFSCGKDDEPANVAPTIEAQSFNASEAATDTDVFGTVKATDLNGDKLSYKITKNSNNLFEITNTGNLSLIANSMLDYETATTHTITIEVSDGQEKATAVVTINVVNDNEVPVIAAQSFSVVENSIASVVIGKVVTTDPDGDNLTYTLTGGTGITTAGFEITGDEIKLKSGRLNYEETKSHTVTITVSDGTLTATANITINVTDVNEAPNIGPSVYTVAENIDDTFKIGGISTSDEDGDTLTFSLEDSSASSKFEIDSATGFLSLRTGSSLDYEAKTFHNFNVKVSDGDITTTAQVTVYVTDVNEDEYTVSPWMGNGNTGLVNAVGQSARFYHPKGVAILGNNLYIADADNNVIRHVDITTGAATIFAGTGVAGYNDGTKQNAQFRSPSSVAVDRFGIVYVADNGNHSIRKITATAVTTIGGNGMNPGLIDGPAHNSRFRFPSGIAVDSDGFNVYVADNGNHAIRRISIAGNGNITVTTIAGNGTSGDVDGQHGISRLNSPTNIALHKTQNLLYITDTGNNKIKTMSHGGQTITTLVSAGTGFVQPYGIVLDQNNDTFYTTNFGNHSVYKSIKNGNGNFTTTVIAGSSAGFVNGPGSSALFRQPWGIGLNAQGVIFVSEYGNNAIRKISETHQP is encoded by the coding sequence ATGAAAACAATTAAAAGAAGTCTAATAGTACTAATGGCAATATTGAGCTTTTCTTGCGGAAAAGACGATGAGCCAGCGAATGTGGCACCAACCATAGAAGCACAATCCTTTAATGCATCAGAAGCTGCGACAGATACCGATGTTTTTGGAACAGTAAAAGCTACCGATTTAAATGGAGATAAACTAAGCTATAAAATAACCAAGAATAGTAATAACCTATTTGAAATTACAAACACAGGAAATCTCAGCCTTATTGCTAATAGTATGTTAGATTATGAGACAGCAACAACCCATACCATAACAATAGAAGTTAGTGATGGACAAGAAAAAGCAACAGCAGTTGTTACTATAAATGTTGTCAATGATAATGAAGTTCCTGTAATAGCAGCACAAAGCTTTTCAGTAGTAGAAAATTCAATAGCAAGTGTCGTAATAGGAAAAGTGGTGACTACAGACCCAGATGGAGATAATCTAACTTATACACTCACTGGTGGTACAGGTATTACAACCGCAGGATTTGAAATTACAGGTGATGAGATTAAGTTAAAATCAGGTAGATTAAATTATGAAGAAACAAAAAGCCATACAGTAACAATAACCGTTAGTGATGGAACTTTAACAGCTACGGCAAATATTACTATAAACGTAACCGATGTTAATGAAGCGCCTAATATTGGTCCTTCAGTATATACTGTTGCAGAAAATATTGACGATACTTTTAAAATTGGTGGTATTTCTACAAGTGATGAAGATGGCGATACTTTAACTTTCTCTCTTGAGGATAGTTCAGCATCAAGTAAGTTTGAGATTGACTCTGCTACTGGATTTTTAAGTTTAAGGACAGGTAGTAGTCTTGATTATGAAGCAAAAACCTTTCATAATTTTAATGTTAAAGTTTCCGATGGAGATATAACCACTACCGCTCAGGTTACCGTTTATGTAACGGATGTAAATGAAGATGAATATACGGTAAGTCCTTGGATGGGTAACGGTAATACTGGCCTTGTAAATGCTGTTGGTCAATCTGCCAGATTTTATCATCCAAAAGGGGTGGCCATTCTTGGCAACAATTTATATATCGCGGATGCTGATAATAATGTAATTAGACATGTGGATATTACCACAGGTGCTGCCACCATCTTTGCAGGCACCGGAGTGGCAGGTTATAACGATGGTACTAAACAAAATGCACAATTTAGAAGCCCGTCAAGTGTAGCCGTAGACCGCTTTGGTATTGTGTATGTGGCGGATAATGGTAATCATAGTATTCGTAAAATTACAGCAACAGCAGTAACTACTATTGGAGGAAATGGAATGAACCCAGGGTTGATAGATGGTCCTGCGCATAATTCTAGATTTAGGTTTCCTTCAGGCATTGCTGTGGATAGTGATGGCTTTAATGTGTATGTTGCGGATAATGGGAACCACGCAATAAGAAGAATAAGTATCGCTGGAAATGGCAATATAACGGTAACTACCATTGCTGGAAATGGCACGTCAGGAGATGTTGATGGTCAACATGGTATTTCTAGATTAAACTCTCCGACGAACATAGCACTTCATAAAACTCAAAATTTACTGTATATAACCGATACTGGAAATAATAAGATTAAAACAATGTCCCATGGTGGACAAACCATAACCACCTTGGTATCGGCCGGAACAGGTTTTGTACAGCCCTATGGCATTGTGCTCGATCAAAACAACGATACTTTTTATACCACAAATTTTGGTAATCATAGCGTTTATAAATCGATTAAAAATGGTAATGGCAACTTTACTACCACAGTTATTGCTGGTTCATCGGCAGGGTTTGTTAATGGCCCAGGATCTTCTGCTCTATTTAGACAACCTTGGGGTATAGGATTGAACGCTCAGGGCGTAATTTTTGTTAGCGAGTATGGTAATAATGCTATTCGAAAAATTTCAGAAACACACCAACCTTAA
- a CDS encoding SLC13 family permease has product MSKHPVSKKIGLILGPIFFITLQALPFEIVSEKADTVIATALWMVSWWITEAVSISVTSLLPLLLFPLFKVMPMTEVGSNYGSPIVFLFFGGFVLALALEKVNLHKRIALNIIKKTGTTPNKVILGFMIATAFMSMWISNTASTVVMLPIAMSVIKLLINDSDGFTKNDQNFALSIMLGIAFSANAGGIATVIGTPPNSILIGLLENEYHIEISFFKWMLVGLPFSIILITIIYFILVKWMFPNTGLVFNASKEVINVELQKLGKTSPKEKHVLAIFGTLVFLWIFRSLINSLIPGLALSDTVISVFGAVALFTIPFNLKKGDFILIWNDTQKLAWGILILFGGGLALAKGMSSSGIVNIVATTISNSNISILLMASLLIILMLFMTELMSNVALVAVLAPVVAGIALGLEVPLLYLLIPVTIASSCAFMLPMATPPNAIVFASGFIKVNQMARIGIVINIIAIVLLILLFKFILPLVF; this is encoded by the coding sequence ATGAGTAAACACCCTGTCTCCAAAAAAATTGGATTAATATTAGGCCCTATCTTTTTCATTACTTTACAAGCTTTACCTTTTGAAATTGTTTCTGAAAAGGCAGATACTGTCATTGCTACTGCTTTGTGGATGGTTAGCTGGTGGATAACCGAAGCCGTTTCTATTTCTGTGACTTCGCTTTTACCATTATTGTTATTCCCGCTGTTTAAAGTGATGCCTATGACCGAGGTTGGTTCTAATTACGGAAGTCCTATAGTCTTCTTATTTTTTGGTGGTTTTGTGTTAGCCTTAGCTTTAGAAAAAGTAAATCTGCATAAAAGAATAGCTTTAAATATCATAAAAAAAACAGGGACTACACCTAATAAGGTTATTCTTGGTTTCATGATCGCTACTGCTTTTATGAGTATGTGGATAAGTAATACTGCCAGTACTGTAGTCATGTTGCCAATAGCTATGTCTGTTATAAAACTATTAATTAATGACTCTGATGGTTTTACCAAAAATGATCAGAATTTTGCTTTAAGTATCATGTTGGGAATTGCTTTTTCTGCCAACGCTGGAGGTATCGCAACAGTTATTGGTACGCCTCCTAATTCGATTTTAATTGGCCTATTGGAAAATGAATATCATATCGAAATTTCCTTTTTCAAATGGATGCTTGTTGGTTTACCCTTTTCAATTATTTTGATTACTATTATCTACTTTATATTGGTGAAATGGATGTTCCCAAATACTGGACTTGTATTCAATGCCTCAAAAGAGGTTATAAATGTAGAGCTTCAAAAACTGGGAAAAACATCGCCTAAAGAAAAACATGTGCTTGCCATTTTCGGAACTCTTGTCTTTCTTTGGATATTTAGGAGTCTAATCAATTCATTAATTCCTGGACTTGCCTTATCTGACACCGTCATTAGTGTTTTTGGAGCTGTAGCTCTTTTTACTATTCCTTTTAATTTAAAGAAAGGTGACTTTATTCTAATTTGGAACGATACTCAAAAACTAGCTTGGGGTATTCTAATTTTATTTGGTGGTGGTTTGGCTTTAGCTAAAGGCATGTCATCCAGTGGTATTGTTAATATAGTAGCTACTACCATTTCAAACAGTAATATTAGTATTTTACTCATGGCTTCCTTGCTAATTATATTAATGCTTTTTATGACGGAATTAATGAGCAACGTAGCTCTTGTAGCAGTTTTAGCACCTGTTGTGGCAGGAATAGCTCTTGGTTTGGAAGTTCCATTGCTGTATTTATTAATTCCAGTAACCATAGCCAGTAGTTGTGCTTTTATGCTTCCTATGGCTACCCCACCCAATGCTATTGTTTTTGCTAGTGGTTTTATAAAAGTTAATCAGATGGCTCGCATAGGTATAGTCATTAATATAATTGCTATAGTATTACTTATTTTATTATTCAAGTTCATTTTACCTTTGGTGTTTTAA
- a CDS encoding Na(+)-translocating NADH-quinone reductase subunit F produces the protein MSKPLTEQELHNLAMNYVGKDLEERGFEFIAVNSKLKKHPQFVCIDKDKQYYFVIVRAVILPDNPNNYDVVWMESFKKHAREKDAKVLYAGVGLGNIDDKKGLIFLDEEYLLEYNGIQVLETNFN, from the coding sequence ATGAGTAAACCGCTTACAGAACAAGAATTGCATAACTTAGCTATGAATTATGTCGGAAAAGACCTAGAAGAGCGTGGTTTTGAATTTATAGCTGTAAATAGTAAGCTTAAAAAACATCCACAATTTGTTTGTATCGATAAAGACAAGCAGTACTATTTTGTAATTGTAAGAGCTGTTATTTTACCAGACAATCCTAATAATTATGATGTTGTTTGGATGGAGTCGTTTAAAAAACATGCAAGAGAAAAGGATGCAAAAGTTTTATATGCTGGTGTTGGTTTAGGTAATATTGATGATAAAAAAGGTCTTATTTTTTTAGATGAAGAATACCTTTTAGAGTATAATGGCATACAGGTTTTAGAAACCAATTTTAACTAA
- a CDS encoding hybrid sensor histidine kinase/response regulator transcription factor → MSIKAFYNKLINSGTGINLDNALNKRIKILNTYALVWINLIVILTFIENLIYYAFLLFSDNFNDGLDDLGDDIGSYSRIVQLSTVILLSIVIILNKNKKFAFAKALYLITTLGNFTLFTLFITPGIYSEYFFIIVPPLALSLYSKNIIPVIVLVISFLLFVTPYNFYPVYPDSIVKRFFPIPQIYIFISIYLLVNYFKKLNSKNEKLLQIEKDKVLKDKVLLENQQRELEELNEFKSHFFVNLSHEIRTPLTLIQGHASQINLNKSKDKNQEKVNIIKTQSEQIQFIINNIMDLSKIDAKEFQLDSQYIDVSSFLNKHYINYKDLFDAKGISFSLKNDTKDLAFKVDEYIFSKSINNLLNNALKFTSNGGSVSLNACLEKQSLKIELTDNGIGIHEKDLEYIFNRFFQSKNHITKSQGSGIGLSFTKSIIEAHNFSINVKSTPNIATTFSIEIPSEALQKSELNTIELSNEKRHISPSFSLAQTNSKRKILIVEDHTQMRDYIAGLLNKYNIMKANNGNEALDLLKTNTFDVIITDYMMPIMDGEVLVSNIKKQGIKTPIIVLTARTDAKGKLNMLRLGIDGYLNKPFIKEELLMHLKLAFQSYDVINQFDKQLKEKEKQNLNKFAQKFNEELKDFIFSNMHASNFGIDAIAEHFNISKSTLNRKVKTLLGQVPKDIIMEARLQKARVLLEENPKETQKNVAKAVGISNTSYFFKKMEERFYKK, encoded by the coding sequence ATGAGTATAAAAGCTTTTTACAATAAGTTAATTAATAGCGGTACTGGTATTAATCTTGACAATGCATTAAACAAAAGGATTAAAATTTTAAATACTTATGCTTTAGTTTGGATTAACCTTATTGTTATACTCACTTTTATAGAAAACCTAATATACTATGCCTTCTTATTATTTTCAGACAACTTTAATGATGGGTTAGATGACTTAGGAGATGATATTGGAAGTTATTCCAGAATTGTTCAATTATCTACAGTTATTTTGCTATCTATCGTAATAATTTTAAATAAAAACAAAAAATTTGCTTTTGCTAAAGCTTTATATTTAATTACCACTTTAGGTAATTTTACTCTTTTCACTTTATTTATAACCCCAGGAATTTATTCTGAATATTTCTTTATTATAGTTCCGCCATTAGCCCTTTCATTATATTCAAAAAACATAATACCCGTTATTGTTTTGGTAATTAGTTTTTTACTATTTGTTACACCTTATAACTTTTATCCTGTATACCCAGACAGTATTGTTAAAAGGTTTTTCCCAATACCTCAAATATATATTTTTATAAGTATTTACTTATTGGTAAATTATTTTAAAAAACTTAATTCAAAAAATGAAAAACTGTTACAAATTGAAAAAGATAAAGTACTAAAAGATAAAGTACTTTTAGAAAATCAACAACGTGAATTAGAAGAACTCAATGAATTTAAATCACACTTTTTTGTGAATTTATCACATGAAATTCGTACACCACTCACACTTATACAAGGACACGCTTCTCAAATCAACTTAAATAAATCTAAAGATAAAAATCAGGAGAAAGTTAATATTATAAAAACACAATCTGAACAAATTCAATTTATTATAAATAACATCATGGATTTAAGTAAAATTGATGCTAAAGAGTTTCAGCTAGATTCTCAATACATAGATGTATCTTCTTTTTTAAATAAGCATTACATTAATTATAAAGATTTATTTGATGCTAAAGGCATTTCTTTTTCACTTAAAAATGATACTAAAGATTTAGCTTTTAAAGTTGATGAATATATATTTTCAAAATCTATTAACAACCTATTAAATAATGCATTAAAATTCACATCAAATGGAGGTTCTGTAAGTTTAAATGCTTGTTTAGAAAAACAAAGTTTAAAAATTGAACTTACTGATAATGGCATTGGAATACACGAAAAAGATCTTGAATATATTTTCAATCGTTTTTTTCAGTCTAAAAATCATATTACTAAAAGCCAAGGCAGCGGTATAGGCTTATCATTTACTAAAAGTATCATAGAGGCGCATAATTTTTCTATTAATGTAAAAAGCACACCAAATATTGCAACTACTTTTAGTATAGAAATTCCGAGTGAAGCATTACAAAAAAGCGAGCTGAATACTATAGAATTATCTAATGAAAAAAGACATATTTCTCCCTCTTTTTCTTTAGCACAAACAAATTCGAAGCGAAAAATTTTAATCGTAGAAGACCATACACAAATGCGTGATTATATAGCAGGCTTACTTAATAAATATAATATTATGAAAGCCAACAATGGTAATGAAGCTTTAGATCTTTTAAAAACTAATACGTTTGATGTTATAATAACTGACTATATGATGCCCATTATGGATGGGGAAGTACTGGTTAGTAATATAAAAAAGCAAGGTATAAAAACCCCTATAATAGTACTTACAGCTCGTACAGATGCTAAGGGTAAACTAAACATGTTACGTTTAGGAATAGATGGCTATTTAAACAAGCCGTTTATAAAAGAGGAATTGTTGATGCATCTAAAACTAGCATTTCAATCTTATGACGTGATTAATCAATTTGATAAACAATTAAAAGAAAAAGAAAAGCAAAACCTAAATAAGTTTGCTCAAAAATTTAATGAAGAATTAAAAGATTTTATATTTTCTAATATGCATGCTTCTAATTTTGGCATTGACGCTATTGCTGAACATTTTAACATATCTAAAAGCACTTTAAACAGAAAGGTAAAGACTCTATTGGGACAAGTCCCGAAAGATATTATTATGGAAGCTCGATTACAAAAAGCAAGAGTTTTATTAGAAGAAAACCCAAAAGAAACTCAAAAGAATGTTGCAAAAGCTGTGGGCATTAGCAATACATCTTATTTTTTTAAAAAAATGGAGGAACGGTTTTATAAAAAATGA